From Montipora foliosa isolate CH-2021 chromosome 6, ASM3666993v2, whole genome shotgun sequence, a single genomic window includes:
- the LOC138006610 gene encoding DBH-like monooxygenase protein 1 isoform X2 codes for MEDYWSTAKRQPSKDSQQNLTIQSASQMGEYTMVNFTRPANTTDMMKDVQFTPDTEVWVMYAMHSTDVDGHGVTFSRHSKKGRISDIDKYNLIKMALAADGHGHSDGSSASTNIFSGTCAVASALLYLVAHIVLSF; via the exons GACTACTGGAGTACAGCTAAGAGACAACCAAGCAAAGATTCACAGCAAAACCTGACCATTCAATCTGCCAGCCAAATGGGCGAATATACGATGGTGAACTTTACGAGGCCAGCAAATACTACTGACATGATGAAGGATGTTCAGTTTACG cCCGATACTGAAGTTTGGGTTATGTACGCTATGCACAGTACCGATGTCGATGGACATGGCGTGACGTTTTCGAGACACTCGAAAAAAGGCAGAATATCAGATATCGATAAATACAACCTGATTAAGATGGCATTAGCCGCTGACGGGCACGGTCACAGTGACGGGTCATCagcgtcgacaaacattttcagCGGCACATGCGCTGTTGCCAGTGCCCTATTGTATTTAGTTGCCCACATTGTTTTGTCCTTTTAA
- the LOC138006610 gene encoding DBH-like monooxygenase protein 1 isoform X1 — MKVTHQITFVLALVVFFCAVSADMHDGMMHYASLKSSDGTSFELQWAYNNDTDMLYFAMKCKNTGWCGVGFSTTGTGAGMKDYDIAVGGYNNSNIPYLFDYWSTAKRQPSKDSQQNLTIQSASQMGEYTMVNFTRPANTTDMMKDVQFTPDTEVWVMYAMHSTDVDGHGVTFSRHSKKGRISDIDKYNLIKMALAADGHGHSDGSSASTNIFSGTCAVASALLYLVAHIVLSF; from the exons ATGAAAGTCACTCATCAAATCACCTTTGTCTTGGCACTGGTTGTGTTCTTCTGTGCTGTCAGCGCGGATATGCACGACGGGATGATGCACTACGCGAGTCTCAAGTCTTCCGATGGGACTTCTTTCGAGTTGCAATGGGCCTACAATAACGACACTGATATGCTTTACTTCGCAATGAAGTGCAAAAACACCGGTTGGTGCGGAGTGGGTTTCAGCACCACGGGTACTGGTGCAGGCATGAAAGATTACGATATTGCCGTTGGTGGATACAATAACAGCAACATCCCATATCTTTTT GACTACTGGAGTACAGCTAAGAGACAACCAAGCAAAGATTCACAGCAAAACCTGACCATTCAATCTGCCAGCCAAATGGGCGAATATACGATGGTGAACTTTACGAGGCCAGCAAATACTACTGACATGATGAAGGATGTTCAGTTTACG cCCGATACTGAAGTTTGGGTTATGTACGCTATGCACAGTACCGATGTCGATGGACATGGCGTGACGTTTTCGAGACACTCGAAAAAAGGCAGAATATCAGATATCGATAAATACAACCTGATTAAGATGGCATTAGCCGCTGACGGGCACGGTCACAGTGACGGGTCATCagcgtcgacaaacattttcagCGGCACATGCGCTGTTGCCAGTGCCCTATTGTATTTAGTTGCCCACATTGTTTTGTCCTTTTAA
- the LOC138008664 gene encoding uncharacterized protein yields MGSPLGPLLANVFMTSIEENLERQGKLPSFYRRYVDDTLTIMPNMAAASSFLDTLNLAHSSVKFTMETESNGMLPFLGTQLLNRSPRIETKVYVKPTNSGLLLHFQSNVDNRYKNGLLRTMLDRAHRLSSSWSHFSDECDRLKSVFSRLKYPKQLVNSTIKRFVDSKVCDQPRPLSSAQETDNMVRVVLPFKDQNSAEFVKKQLKDLSLKVNKTIQPVFTSRKIEQELKVKEAKPPIINQQCVVYKFQCDLCDEGYVGYTRGHLHNRVKGHKQQSSAIARHYKNAHGSIPRDLLKRFEVLKKCKNKFDCLVFEMLFIRTLKPSLNVQSDSIRAKVFL; encoded by the coding sequence ATGGGTTCTCCCCTTGGCCCCTTGCTCGCTAATGTTTTCATGACCTCAATCGAAGAAAACCTCGAACGACAAGGAAAACTCCCTTCGTTCTATCGAAGATATGTAGACGACACCCTGACCATCATGCCGAATATGGCGGCAGCATCTAGCTTTCTAGAcacattaaaccttgcacattcaTCCGTAAAATTCACCATGGAAACTGAAAGCAATGGTATGTTGCCATTTCTGGGAACTCAGTTACTGAATCGATCTCCCCGGATAGAGACAAAGGTCTACGTAAAACCCACGAATTCAGGTctccttctgcattttcagagcaatgttgacaatcggtacaagaatggcttgctgagaactatgctcgatcgagcacaccgtttatcttcttcttggtcacacttctcagacgaatgtgaccgtttgaagtcagttttctcacgcctaaagtacccgaaacaactcgtaaattccactatcaaacgctttgttgactcaaaggtcTGCGACCAACCGCGACCTTTATCATCAGCCCAAGAGACGGATAACATGGTTCGAGTagtcttgccatttaaagaccaaaactcagcagaatttgtaaaaaaacaacttaaggatttgagcctgaaagtaaacaaaaccatccagcctgtatttaccagcagaaaaattgaacaggaactgaaagtgaaagaggcaaagccgccgatcataaatcagcagtgtgttgtatataaatttcaatgtgacctttgtgatgaaggttatgtaggctacacacgcggacatttacacaatcgtgtaaagggacataagcaacagtcctcggctattgccagacactataagaacgcacacgggtcgatccctcgggacctgcttaaacgctttgaggtgctcaaaaaatgtaaaaacaaatttgattgcttagtgtttgaaatgttatttataagaacacttaagcctagcctcaatgtgcaatcggattccattcgtgctaaagtattcttatag